A genomic window from Chitinophaga pollutisoli includes:
- a CDS encoding GH3 auxin-responsive promoter family protein, which produces MAIIGNLISRSLRIRKQFTFKLGTPRQYQMQVLRRLMEKAKHTQFGEHYHFEDMLHAPNWVARFRQTVPVHNYNKMHAEWWHKCLEGVANVSWPEKIKYFALSSGTSESASKHIPVTRDMLRTVKKVGVKQLYSMANFNVPPKSFTKGILMLGGTTSLFEKGDYYEGDMSGIQAKNIPKWFRRFYKPGSQISRKPNWEQRIKLIVRKAPQWDVGTVCGVPAWVQIVLEEIIKYHNVKHIHEIWPNLAIYIHGGVSFEPYRESFQRLLGKPITFIETYMASEGSFGFQARPGVKGIKLVLNTGIFYEFIPFNEENFDADGEVKPNPKSYMIHEVVEDQEYAVMLSTCSGAWRYLIGDVVKFTSVKEHEIVIVGRTKQFLSLAGEHMSIDNMNKAIDTVQRKLGITIREFTVAGFQYENLFAHRWYIGTDATNVDAAKVREIIDQTLSEVNDDYAVERTSALKEIFVEIMPNQVFLDYLRCKGKEGAMNKFPRVLKGEKLKDWEQFLITKAGVKA; this is translated from the coding sequence ATGGCCATTATTGGTAACCTGATATCCAGATCCCTACGAATAAGGAAACAGTTCACTTTTAAGCTGGGGACGCCGCGACAATACCAGATGCAGGTATTGCGCAGGTTGATGGAAAAAGCGAAGCATACGCAGTTCGGCGAGCACTACCATTTTGAGGACATGTTACATGCCCCCAATTGGGTAGCGCGCTTCCGGCAGACGGTTCCCGTGCATAACTACAACAAGATGCACGCGGAGTGGTGGCATAAGTGCCTGGAGGGCGTGGCGAATGTAAGCTGGCCTGAGAAGATCAAGTATTTCGCTTTGAGCTCGGGTACCTCCGAGTCTGCCAGCAAGCACATTCCCGTTACGCGCGACATGCTGCGTACCGTGAAGAAGGTGGGTGTGAAGCAGTTGTATTCCATGGCTAACTTCAACGTACCGCCGAAGTCGTTCACCAAGGGGATTCTCATGTTGGGGGGCACTACTTCCCTTTTCGAGAAGGGGGATTACTACGAGGGCGACATGAGCGGTATCCAGGCTAAAAATATTCCGAAATGGTTCCGCCGGTTTTACAAGCCCGGCAGCCAGATTTCCCGCAAGCCGAACTGGGAACAGCGTATCAAGCTGATCGTACGGAAGGCGCCGCAGTGGGATGTAGGAACGGTTTGCGGGGTACCTGCCTGGGTGCAGATTGTGCTGGAGGAGATCATCAAGTACCATAACGTCAAGCATATCCACGAAATCTGGCCGAACCTGGCCATTTATATCCACGGTGGCGTGAGCTTCGAGCCTTACCGCGAGAGTTTCCAGCGGCTGTTGGGCAAACCCATCACTTTTATCGAGACGTACATGGCCTCGGAAGGGTCTTTCGGCTTCCAGGCGCGGCCGGGGGTGAAGGGGATAAAACTGGTGTTGAACACGGGAATTTTCTACGAGTTCATCCCTTTTAATGAGGAAAATTTCGATGCGGACGGCGAAGTGAAGCCGAATCCCAAATCATATATGATCCACGAAGTGGTGGAAGACCAGGAATATGCCGTGATGCTGTCGACCTGCTCCGGCGCCTGGCGTTACCTCATCGGCGACGTGGTGAAGTTTACTTCCGTGAAGGAGCATGAGATCGTGATCGTGGGCCGTACCAAGCAGTTTTTGAGCCTGGCGGGTGAGCACATGAGCATCGATAACATGAACAAGGCGATCGACACCGTGCAGCGTAAACTGGGGATTACGATCCGTGAGTTTACGGTGGCGGGTTTCCAATATGAGAATCTTTTTGCGCACCGGTGGTATATCGGTACGGACGCCACGAATGTGGACGCCGCGAAAGTGCGGGAGATCATCGACCAAACGCTGAGTGAGGTGAACGACGACTACGCCGTTGAACGGACTTCCGCGTTGAAAGAAATTTTTGTAGAGATCATGCCTAACCAGGTTTTCCTTGATTACCTGCGTTGCAAGGGCAAAGAAGGAGCCATGAACAAGTTCCCGCGGGTGCTGAAAGGCGAAAAGCTGAAGGACTGGGAACAATTCCTCATCACCAAAGCGGGCGTGAAAGCCTAG
- a CDS encoding inositol monophosphatase family protein: MLKTTLLKATEAGAKVLQEYFNGTFTISHKSTVNDLVTEADKKAEAAIIDVIRGDYPDHFILSEEAGSLETASTIKWIIDPIDGTVNFAHGIPLCCVSIGVEQDGEMILGAVYNPIMNELFFAQKGFGATLNDKKISVSSKPHLANACLVTGFPYKFENSDTNPLATLQSFVQQGLPVRRLGSAAIDLCWVACGRFDGFWEHHLNPWDSAAGYLIVQEAGGKVTDFKGNAYSPYQPHILATNGHIHEGMLEAINNIQ, encoded by the coding sequence ATGTTGAAAACTACGTTACTCAAAGCTACTGAAGCCGGGGCAAAAGTTTTGCAGGAATATTTTAACGGTACTTTCACGATTTCTCACAAAAGTACGGTCAACGACCTGGTGACCGAAGCCGACAAAAAGGCCGAAGCCGCCATCATCGATGTTATCCGGGGCGATTACCCCGACCATTTCATCCTCAGCGAAGAAGCCGGTTCCCTCGAAACCGCGTCCACCATTAAATGGATCATCGATCCCATCGATGGTACCGTCAATTTCGCGCATGGCATCCCCCTTTGCTGTGTAAGCATCGGCGTGGAACAGGACGGTGAAATGATCCTCGGAGCCGTGTACAACCCGATCATGAACGAGCTTTTCTTCGCCCAGAAAGGGTTCGGCGCCACGCTCAACGACAAGAAAATCTCCGTTTCCTCCAAACCCCACCTCGCCAACGCCTGCCTCGTAACCGGTTTTCCCTATAAATTCGAAAATTCAGATACCAATCCCCTCGCCACCCTCCAGTCGTTCGTGCAGCAAGGCCTCCCCGTCCGCCGGCTCGGCTCCGCCGCCATCGACCTGTGCTGGGTTGCCTGCGGAAGGTTCGACGGTTTCTGGGAACACCATCTCAACCCATGGGACTCCGCGGCCGGGTATCTCATTGTCCAGGAAGCGGGAGGAAAAGTGACCGATTTCAAAGGAAACGCCTATTCCCCCTACCAACCGCATATCCTCGCCACTAACGGCCACATTCACGAAGGCATGCTGGAAGCGATCAACAATATTCAATAA
- the thiL gene encoding thiamine-phosphate kinase — MEERTEINDLGEFGLIDRLTRNFEIRNAGTILGVGDDGAVIDHFGKQTVVSTDMLVEGIHFDLMYTPLKHLGYKSVIVNLSDIYAMNAVPTQVTMSIAFSNRFSLEALDEFYDGVYAACERYNVDLIGGDTTSSQKGFIISVTAIGEVAPGQFVKRSTAQKGDLLCVSGNLGAAYLGLTLLEREKQIFLENPKVQPDLENQTYIIGRQLKPEARQDIVAFLAEKEIIPTSMMDVSDGLSSEILHICRQSEVGCVLYEDKIPVHDDARQMAMQFGLDPTACALSGGEDYELLFTMKQADYDKIVLNEEIAVIGYITGPEEGAHIITRGGNKHEITAQGWNAFK, encoded by the coding sequence ATGGAAGAAAGAACTGAAATAAACGACCTTGGCGAATTCGGCCTGATCGACCGCCTCACCCGCAATTTCGAAATCCGCAACGCCGGCACCATCCTCGGCGTGGGCGACGATGGCGCCGTGATCGATCACTTCGGCAAACAAACCGTCGTTTCCACCGATATGCTCGTGGAAGGCATCCATTTCGACCTGATGTATACCCCCCTGAAACATTTGGGGTATAAATCTGTGATTGTCAACCTCTCCGATATTTACGCGATGAACGCCGTGCCCACCCAGGTCACGATGAGCATCGCCTTCTCCAACCGCTTCTCTCTCGAAGCGCTCGACGAATTCTACGATGGCGTTTACGCGGCCTGCGAACGCTACAACGTAGACCTCATCGGCGGAGATACCACTTCCTCCCAGAAAGGATTCATTATCAGCGTCACGGCGATCGGTGAAGTAGCGCCCGGGCAATTCGTAAAACGCTCCACCGCCCAAAAAGGCGACCTCCTTTGCGTTTCCGGCAACCTCGGCGCCGCATACCTCGGCCTTACCCTCCTGGAACGTGAAAAACAGATCTTCCTGGAGAACCCGAAAGTGCAGCCAGACCTTGAAAATCAAACTTATATCATCGGCCGGCAGCTGAAACCGGAAGCCCGCCAGGATATAGTCGCCTTCCTCGCCGAAAAAGAGATCATCCCGACTTCGATGATGGATGTGAGCGACGGCCTCAGCTCCGAAATCCTCCACATCTGCCGCCAGAGCGAAGTTGGTTGCGTACTGTACGAAGATAAAATCCCCGTGCACGACGATGCCCGCCAGATGGCCATGCAATTCGGCCTCGATCCCACCGCCTGCGCCCTCAGCGGCGGCGAAGATTATGAGCTCCTGTTCACTATGAAACAGGCAGATTATGATAAAATCGTACTAAATGAAGAAATCGCCGTGATCGGGTACATCACCGGCCCGGAAGAAGGCGCGCATATCATTACCCGAGGGGGAAACAAACATGAAATCACCGCCCAGGGATGGAACGCTTTCAAATAG
- a CDS encoding glycosyltransferase family 39 protein: MIRFFTKNQYKNTVLAIWALLAIVQACFTELMDDEAYYWVYSRHLDWGYFDHPPMIALLIKAGYALFHNELGVRLGMVVLNVGTLVLTDKLLSEKNNTVFYLLLACLGAMQLGGILAVPDIPLIFFAALYFYLYRNFLAAQNWKNTLLLGLSMALMFYSKYHGVLLVFFTVLSNLHLLKLPRFWAAVLITTALFFPHLYWQYAHDFPSVQYHLFERNAKAYHYSFTLDYLAGQLLLFGPLVGWLVLYYAFRVPVKDSFERAMKFSLVGVLAFFLLSTFKGRVEANWTVMVFTPAMVLAHQGIVRQGYSLKVFKALWIPTLVLVAVVRLYMMWDFLPGVRIRPEIHHNREWTAVVKEQAGQRPVVFLNSYQKPSKYMFYQGESAYSLNTIKNRRSQYNFWPMEEGLWGKTVWLSTDNGDYFRESQGIKTSQGAFFGREIQDYHSYSLLQLVPAQREFHRTEAQRGQPVKYRFAVKNYYGKAVPVVGDGPRLRYLISEEGMPPVVWDTDVYLKDLVGRDSVDIEIPGSKMAGRYKIKLGLDAVEGQDPTHNSPVFKIVDF; this comes from the coding sequence ATGATCCGCTTTTTTACGAAGAACCAGTACAAAAACACGGTGCTGGCTATCTGGGCACTGCTTGCGATCGTCCAGGCTTGTTTTACCGAGCTGATGGACGATGAAGCGTATTATTGGGTATATTCGCGCCATCTCGACTGGGGCTATTTCGACCACCCGCCCATGATCGCGCTGCTGATCAAAGCCGGCTACGCGTTGTTCCATAACGAACTGGGCGTGCGGCTGGGGATGGTTGTGCTGAATGTAGGTACGCTCGTGTTGACCGACAAGCTGCTGTCCGAAAAGAACAATACCGTTTTTTACCTGCTGCTGGCGTGTTTGGGAGCGATGCAGCTCGGGGGGATCCTTGCCGTCCCGGATATTCCGCTGATCTTTTTCGCCGCTTTATATTTTTATCTCTACCGCAACTTCCTCGCCGCTCAAAACTGGAAAAACACGCTGCTGTTGGGTTTGAGCATGGCGCTGATGTTTTACAGCAAATACCACGGGGTGCTGCTGGTGTTTTTTACCGTGTTGTCGAACCTGCACCTGCTGAAACTGCCGCGATTCTGGGCAGCGGTGCTTATTACTACCGCATTGTTCTTCCCGCACCTGTACTGGCAATATGCGCACGACTTCCCCTCCGTCCAATACCATCTTTTCGAAAGGAACGCCAAAGCTTATCATTACAGTTTTACGCTGGATTATCTGGCGGGGCAGTTGCTGCTGTTCGGGCCGCTGGTAGGTTGGCTGGTGTTGTATTATGCTTTCCGGGTGCCGGTGAAGGATAGTTTCGAGCGGGCGATGAAGTTTTCGCTCGTGGGGGTGCTGGCGTTTTTCCTGTTGAGCACCTTTAAAGGGCGCGTGGAGGCCAACTGGACGGTGATGGTATTTACGCCGGCGATGGTGCTCGCGCACCAGGGGATTGTTCGGCAGGGGTATTCGCTGAAGGTATTCAAAGCGCTCTGGATCCCGACGTTGGTTTTGGTGGCGGTGGTAAGGCTGTATATGATGTGGGACTTCCTCCCGGGAGTGCGCATCCGCCCCGAAATCCACCACAACCGCGAATGGACGGCCGTAGTGAAGGAGCAGGCGGGCCAAAGGCCGGTTGTATTCCTCAACAGTTACCAAAAACCGTCGAAATACATGTTTTACCAGGGCGAATCCGCTTATAGCCTCAATACCATCAAAAACCGCCGGAGCCAGTACAATTTCTGGCCGATGGAGGAAGGTTTATGGGGGAAAACGGTTTGGTTGTCGACAGATAACGGAGATTATTTCCGGGAGAGCCAGGGGATTAAGACCTCGCAGGGAGCTTTCTTCGGGCGGGAAATACAAGATTATCATTCTTACAGCCTGCTACAGCTGGTGCCGGCGCAAAGGGAGTTCCACCGTACGGAAGCACAGCGCGGGCAACCGGTGAAATACCGGTTTGCAGTGAAGAATTACTATGGCAAGGCGGTACCGGTGGTGGGAGATGGTCCCAGGTTGCGGTATTTGATTTCGGAAGAAGGGATGCCGCCGGTGGTGTGGGATACGGATGTGTACCTGAAGGATTTGGTGGGGAGGGATTCCGTAGATATCGAGATTCCCGGTTCTAAGATGGCGGGCCGGTACAAGATTAAATTGGGATTGGATGCGGTGGAGGGACAGGACCCCACGCACAACAGTCCAGTTTTTAAAATAGTAGATTTTTAG
- a CDS encoding amidohydrolase, which yields MSDLTVSLVQANLHWEDIAANLAMFDEKIDAIKERTEVIILPEMFSTGFSMQPEKLAQTMDGSAVQWMKQKAKQKNAIITGSLIIEEEGQYYNRLIWMLPNGQFGQYDKRHRFGFAGEDNHYEAGGKRLIASVKGWKICLTVCYDLRFPVWSRNTIKEDGQPEYDVLVNVANWPERRNVPWKALLQARAIENQCYMIGVNRVGNDGNDIYHSGDTSLIDPVGEIIYQRAHEEDVFTYTLSRQHLDELRGKFPFMKDADRFMIL from the coding sequence ATGTCAGATTTAACCGTTTCGCTCGTTCAGGCGAATTTGCATTGGGAAGATATCGCGGCCAACCTGGCCATGTTCGATGAAAAGATCGACGCGATCAAAGAAAGGACGGAAGTGATCATCCTACCGGAAATGTTTTCCACCGGTTTCAGCATGCAGCCCGAGAAGCTGGCGCAAACCATGGATGGCAGCGCCGTTCAATGGATGAAGCAGAAAGCGAAACAGAAAAACGCCATCATCACCGGGAGCCTCATCATCGAAGAAGAAGGCCAGTACTACAACCGCCTTATCTGGATGCTCCCCAACGGGCAATTCGGACAATACGACAAGCGTCACCGTTTCGGTTTCGCCGGAGAAGATAACCACTACGAAGCGGGCGGCAAACGTCTCATTGCCTCGGTGAAAGGCTGGAAAATCTGCCTGACCGTGTGCTACGACTTGCGCTTCCCCGTTTGGAGCCGCAATACCATCAAAGAAGACGGCCAGCCGGAATACGACGTGCTTGTGAACGTAGCTAACTGGCCCGAGCGCCGCAACGTTCCCTGGAAAGCCCTCCTGCAGGCGCGCGCCATCGAAAACCAGTGCTACATGATCGGCGTGAACCGCGTGGGCAACGATGGCAACGACATCTACCACAGCGGCGACACCAGCCTCATTGACCCCGTCGGCGAAATCATCTACCAGCGGGCGCACGAAGAAGACGTATTTACGTACACCCTTTCCCGTCAGCACCTCGATGAGCTGCGCGGCAAATTCCCCTTCATGAAAGACGCCGACCGGTTCATGATCCTTTAA
- a CDS encoding regulatory protein RecX, which translates to MSSSDIEKLRHYCAYQERCHSEVKEKCRDLGLYGDAADEAIAQLVQDNFLNEERFARAYAGGKFRMRQWGRKKISLMLKQKQVSDYCIRKGLTEIDPEEYDKVLRHLAERKYASLKGEQPMKRTWKTLQYLLQRGFEQDLSREAIEEISKKAE; encoded by the coding sequence ATGAGCAGCAGCGATATAGAAAAGTTGCGCCACTACTGCGCTTACCAGGAACGGTGCCACTCTGAAGTAAAGGAGAAATGCCGCGACCTGGGGCTTTACGGCGACGCCGCCGACGAAGCCATCGCGCAGCTGGTGCAGGATAATTTTTTGAATGAAGAACGATTCGCCCGCGCCTACGCCGGCGGGAAGTTCCGGATGCGGCAATGGGGCCGCAAGAAGATCAGCCTTATGCTGAAACAGAAGCAGGTGTCAGATTACTGTATCCGCAAGGGTTTGACGGAAATCGACCCGGAAGAATACGACAAGGTGCTGCGCCACCTGGCGGAGCGGAAATATGCCAGCCTGAAGGGAGAACAGCCGATGAAACGCACCTGGAAAACGTTGCAGTATCTCCTGCAAAGGGGCTTCGAGCAGGATTTGTCGCGGGAGGCTATTGAAGAAATTTCAAAAAAAGCCGAATAA
- a CDS encoding UvrD-helicase domain-containing protein → MSANYLDGLNERQREAVITLQGPVMIIAGAGSGKTKVLTTRIAHLMRNGVDAFNILSLTFTNKAAKEMKERVEKILGSNEARNLYIGTFHSVFARLLRSDAPKMGYPSDFTIYDADDAKSVVKTIINELNLDDKHYKPNLVYNRISAAKNSLIGPEAYQVDYYLQQEDQRASRPLTGKIYDLYVKRCYKNGAMDFDDLLFKMYQLLKGFPDVLAKYQHKFKYIMIDEYQDTNPAQYEIVKLLGAVHENICVVGDDAQSIYSFRGATIQNILQFEKDYDDVKVVKLEQNYRSTKSILGVANEVIAKNKGQIEKNLWTDNVEGDKIKLVRTNTDNEEGKSVADTIAELKLRNHFANRDFCILYRTNAQSRSFEESLRRQAIPYRIFGGLSFYQRKEIKDFIAYLRIISNSRDEEALKRIINYPVRGIGKTTLEKVAIIANDQNITFWEVLERASEFGFKGGTLEAIANFVIMIQSFRVMLDKHNAYEVAVQVGKSTGIVKELFNDKTTEGLARYENVQELLNSIKEFTETPTEDGELLDDKSLGIYLQQITLLTDADNTNDENSDVVKLMTIHASKGLEFPVVFNVGLEEGLFPSGLSINSREELEEERRLFYVAVTRAKSRLFITYANSRYRFGQLQQNEPSRFLEEIPEKYLDRSYAGGGLRNSGAMGGGASWGNMFDKRKAPGAAAGPSRPAQQEPRPRVISSPTAANHTPSANFTADDPATMEVGMDVEHQKFGFGKIIGLEGAPNNRIATVMFPKAGGEKKIMLNYAKLMIVRQ, encoded by the coding sequence ATGAGTGCAAACTATTTAGACGGCCTGAACGAACGGCAACGGGAAGCGGTGATCACCTTACAGGGTCCCGTGATGATCATTGCCGGCGCCGGATCGGGCAAAACCAAAGTACTGACGACGCGGATCGCCCACCTGATGCGTAACGGGGTGGACGCTTTCAATATACTTTCCCTGACGTTTACCAACAAAGCCGCCAAGGAGATGAAGGAGCGCGTGGAGAAGATCCTGGGCAGCAACGAGGCCCGCAATCTCTATATCGGCACCTTCCACTCCGTGTTTGCCCGCCTCCTGCGTTCGGATGCGCCGAAAATGGGATATCCCAGCGATTTCACCATTTACGATGCCGACGACGCCAAAAGCGTGGTGAAAACCATCATCAACGAGCTGAACCTCGACGACAAGCATTACAAACCCAATCTCGTATACAACCGCATTTCCGCGGCGAAGAACAGCCTCATCGGGCCGGAAGCGTACCAGGTGGACTACTACCTCCAGCAGGAGGACCAGCGCGCCAGCCGTCCGCTTACCGGAAAGATCTACGACTTGTACGTGAAACGCTGTTACAAGAACGGCGCCATGGACTTCGACGACCTGCTGTTCAAGATGTACCAGCTGCTGAAGGGCTTCCCCGACGTGCTCGCGAAGTACCAGCACAAGTTCAAGTACATCATGATCGATGAGTACCAGGATACCAACCCCGCCCAGTATGAGATCGTGAAACTGCTGGGTGCGGTGCATGAAAATATTTGCGTGGTGGGAGATGATGCGCAATCCATCTATTCCTTCCGCGGCGCCACCATTCAAAACATCCTCCAGTTCGAAAAGGATTATGACGATGTGAAAGTGGTGAAGCTGGAGCAGAATTACCGTTCCACCAAATCCATCCTCGGCGTCGCCAACGAAGTGATCGCGAAAAATAAGGGGCAGATCGAAAAGAACCTTTGGACCGACAATGTGGAAGGCGACAAAATCAAACTGGTAAGGACCAATACCGATAACGAGGAAGGTAAATCCGTAGCGGATACCATCGCCGAACTGAAGCTGCGCAACCACTTCGCCAACCGCGACTTCTGCATCCTCTACCGTACCAACGCCCAGAGCCGTTCTTTCGAGGAAAGCCTCCGCAGGCAGGCGATCCCTTACCGGATCTTCGGCGGCCTTTCGTTTTACCAGCGTAAAGAGATCAAGGACTTCATCGCTTACCTGCGGATCATTTCCAACTCCCGCGACGAAGAAGCCCTCAAGCGCATCATCAATTATCCTGTACGCGGTATCGGTAAAACCACGCTTGAGAAAGTCGCAATTATAGCCAACGACCAGAATATCACTTTCTGGGAAGTGCTGGAAAGGGCGAGCGAGTTTGGTTTCAAAGGCGGCACCCTCGAAGCCATCGCCAACTTTGTGATCATGATCCAGAGCTTCCGCGTGATGCTCGACAAACACAACGCCTACGAAGTGGCGGTGCAGGTGGGTAAGAGCACGGGAATTGTGAAGGAGCTTTTCAACGATAAAACCACTGAAGGCCTTGCGCGTTACGAGAACGTGCAGGAACTGTTGAACTCCATCAAAGAATTCACCGAAACGCCCACCGAAGACGGTGAGCTGCTCGACGATAAATCCCTCGGCATATACCTCCAGCAAATCACCCTGCTCACGGACGCCGATAATACCAACGATGAAAACAGCGACGTGGTGAAGCTGATGACGATCCACGCCTCCAAAGGGCTGGAATTCCCGGTGGTTTTTAACGTGGGGCTGGAAGAAGGATTGTTCCCGAGCGGGCTTTCCATCAATTCCCGCGAGGAACTGGAAGAAGAGCGCCGCCTGTTCTACGTGGCCGTGACCCGCGCCAAGAGCCGTCTTTTCATCACCTACGCCAACAGCCGCTACCGTTTCGGGCAGCTGCAGCAGAACGAACCGAGCCGTTTCCTGGAAGAAATTCCTGAAAAATACCTTGACCGCAGCTATGCCGGCGGCGGCCTCCGCAACAGCGGCGCCATGGGCGGCGGCGCTTCCTGGGGCAATATGTTCGACAAGCGCAAGGCGCCCGGCGCAGCTGCCGGTCCTTCCCGCCCTGCGCAGCAGGAGCCCCGGCCCCGGGTGATTTCTTCTCCCACAGCGGCCAACCACACGCCTTCCGCCAACTTCACGGCCGATGATCCGGCAACCATGGAAGTGGGCATGGATGTGGAGCACCAGAAATTCGGCTTCGGCAAGATCATTGGCCTGGAAGGCGCGCCCAACAACCGTATTGCCACGGTGATGTTCCCTAAGGCGGGCGGCGAAAAGAAAATCATGCTCAATTACGCCAAATTGATGATCGTCCGGCAGTAA
- a CDS encoding M28 family peptidase, translated as MKKQSMLACLLAVGTAACAQKAATPLKRSAATSYAETITPAKLKKHLFIVAGDEMEGRETGKAGQYKAAKYIIEQFKAAGLQPGAGNGEWEQPFTLLQDTLNQSSIQAGGKTFTFGQEYYGSVKELTNQQLGATPAFFAGFGVVNDAMDPYKGAGSSEKIVVIADTEGKGTPLTDRLRTAANHGAVAVFVVSERANLGGRGGSRMRRTGLYWPMMKNMEYIPNSYFVSPEVASAIFGKQWPELLAAAKAGNTTPATGQVSALAFSKGTEEIKSSNVLGILPGTDLKDEYVFLTAHYDHIGVIDGKIHNGADDDGSGTVAIIAMADAFMKAKKAGKGPRRTVVFMTVSGEEKGLLGSQYYTDHPIYPLAQTVTDLNIDMIGRIDDEHRQDTNYVYIIGDDKLSSDLRPISEAANAHTGLKLDYKYNDPNDPNRFYYRSDHYMFAQHKIPIIFYFNGVHEDYHRAGDKPEKIHYNLLAKRAKLVFYTAWEVANRQDRLKVDRNEK; from the coding sequence ATGAAGAAACAATCCATGCTGGCCTGTCTCCTGGCCGTAGGGACCGCCGCTTGCGCACAGAAAGCCGCCACGCCGCTGAAGCGCTCCGCTGCTACGTCCTACGCCGAGACCATTACGCCCGCCAAGCTCAAGAAACACCTGTTTATCGTAGCCGGCGACGAAATGGAAGGCCGCGAAACCGGCAAAGCCGGCCAGTATAAAGCCGCCAAATATATCATCGAGCAGTTCAAGGCAGCGGGGCTCCAGCCCGGCGCCGGCAACGGGGAATGGGAACAGCCGTTCACGTTGTTGCAGGATACCCTCAACCAAAGCTCCATCCAGGCCGGCGGTAAAACCTTCACATTCGGCCAGGAATATTACGGCTCCGTGAAAGAGCTCACCAACCAGCAATTAGGCGCCACACCCGCCTTCTTCGCCGGTTTCGGCGTTGTCAACGACGCGATGGACCCCTACAAAGGCGCCGGTTCTTCTGAGAAAATCGTTGTGATCGCGGATACAGAAGGGAAGGGAACGCCCCTCACCGACCGGCTCCGCACCGCCGCCAACCACGGCGCCGTAGCCGTGTTTGTAGTGAGCGAACGTGCCAACCTGGGCGGCCGCGGTGGCTCCCGCATGCGTCGCACCGGCCTGTACTGGCCCATGATGAAAAACATGGAGTACATCCCGAACAGCTATTTCGTGTCGCCCGAGGTGGCGTCGGCTATTTTCGGCAAGCAATGGCCCGAACTGCTGGCAGCCGCCAAAGCCGGCAACACCACGCCCGCAACCGGGCAGGTATCGGCGCTTGCATTCAGCAAAGGCACCGAAGAAATCAAATCCAGCAACGTGCTCGGCATCCTGCCCGGTACCGACCTGAAAGACGAATACGTTTTCCTCACCGCGCACTACGACCACATCGGCGTGATCGACGGGAAGATCCATAACGGGGCGGACGACGATGGCTCCGGCACGGTGGCCATTATCGCTATGGCGGACGCTTTCATGAAAGCGAAGAAAGCCGGGAAAGGCCCCCGCCGGACGGTTGTGTTCATGACCGTTTCGGGCGAGGAAAAGGGGCTCCTGGGCTCGCAATACTACACCGATCATCCCATCTATCCCCTCGCGCAAACCGTTACCGACCTGAACATCGATATGATCGGGCGGATCGACGACGAGCACAGGCAGGATACCAACTATGTGTACATCATCGGCGACGACAAACTCAGTTCCGACCTCCGCCCCATCAGCGAAGCGGCCAACGCGCACACCGGGCTGAAGCTCGATTACAAGTACAACGATCCCAATGATCCGAACCGTTTCTACTACCGTTCCGACCACTACATGTTCGCGCAGCACAAAATTCCCATCATCTTCTACTTCAACGGGGTGCATGAGGATTACCACCGCGCGGGCGACAAACCGGAGAAAATCCATTACAACCTGCTCGCGAAACGCGCCAAACTGGTGTTTTACACCGCCTGGGAGGTAGCCAACCGGCAAGATCGCCTGAAGGTGGACAGGAATGAAAAATAA
- the rpiB gene encoding ribose 5-phosphate isomerase B, producing MEQTTFDLALPIAIGSDHAGFEYKEEVISYLEGKGITVKDFGTHSADSVDYPDFAHPVSSAVEDGTHAFGILICGSANGVAITANKHQGIRAAICWGDELARLARSHNDANVICIPARFVSVPTATEMVDIFAATPFEGGRHENRVKKIACM from the coding sequence TGCCGATCGCCATCGGATCGGACCACGCAGGGTTCGAGTACAAGGAAGAAGTGATTTCCTATCTCGAAGGAAAAGGGATCACGGTAAAAGATTTCGGTACGCATTCGGCGGACTCCGTGGATTATCCGGATTTCGCGCATCCCGTTTCCAGCGCCGTGGAAGACGGAACGCATGCCTTCGGCATCCTCATCTGCGGCAGCGCCAACGGTGTAGCCATCACGGCCAACAAGCACCAGGGCATCCGCGCGGCGATCTGCTGGGGCGACGAACTGGCGCGCCTGGCCAGGAGCCATAACGATGCGAATGTGATCTGCATCCCGGCGCGCTTTGTGAGCGTGCCCACCGCCACCGAAATGGTGGATATATTTGCGGCAACGCCTTTCGAAGGCGGCCGTCACGAAAACCGTGTTAAGAAAATCGCCTGCATGTAA